One genomic window of Salvia miltiorrhiza cultivar Shanhuang (shh) chromosome 4, IMPLAD_Smil_shh, whole genome shotgun sequence includes the following:
- the LOC131023949 gene encoding mannose-6-phosphate isomerase 2-like gives MGAEFPGIVRLRCSVKRYEWGKVGEESGVARLYANNSGEEIDGDEPFAEFWMGTHESGPSTVVANCQMRNGGVEREGGLKRNHYNLVSLKEWIEKNPSVLGDKVFQKWGPNLPFLFKVLSVAKALSIQAHPDKSLAAILHKQQPEVYKDDNHKPEMALALTEFEALCGFVGLEEIKTVLQNVPEISEVVGTASANQVLHLSKEAGEKKRKEVLQSLFTKLMSASKAVISDAVFKLISRLNIKSKVRGLTEKEELVLRLEKQYPGDVGVIASFLFNYVKLNSGEALYLGANEPHAYLHGECVECMATSDNVVRAGLTPKKLDVQTLCSILTYKQGFPEILHGVPSNPYTVKYLPPFDEFEVDQCILPQGASTVFPAIPGPSVFLVVKGRGTVRQAFSEELVGEGDVLFTPANAQISVRTTSGLSLYRAGISSRFFK, from the exons ATGGGTGCCGAATTTCCGGGAATTGTCAGGCTCAGATGCTCAGTGAAGAGGTACGAATGGGGCAAGGTTGGGGAAGAATCGGGTGTGGCGCGTCTATATGCCAATAATAGTGGGGAGGAGATCGACGGTGATGAGCCGTTCGCCGAATTCTGGATGGGGACCCACGAGTCGGGGCCCTCAACCGTTGTGGCCAACTGCCAAATGCGGAATGGTGGTGTGGAGAGGGAGGGCGGCCTCAAGCGGAATCACTATAATTTAGTGAGTTTGAAGGAGTGGATTGAGAAGAACCCTAGCGTGCTTGGGGATAAGGTGTTCCAAAAATGGGGTCCCAATCTCCCCTTTCTCTTCAAG GTACTTTCAGTTGCAAAGGCTCTGTCGATACAAGCTCATCCAGATAAGAGTTTAGCTGCAATCCTACATAAGCAACAGCCAGAAGTGTATAAGGATGATAATCACAAGCCTGAGATGGCTTTGGCGCTCACTGAGTTCGAGGCTCTGTGTGGTTTCGTTGGTCTCGAG GAAATTAAAACTGTTCTCCAAAATGTACCTGAGATCTCTGAAGTGGTTGGAACTGCATCGGCAAATCAAGTATTACATTTAAGCAAAGAGGCCGGGGAAAAGAAACGAAAAGAGGTTCTGCAATCTCTATTTACTAAACTTATGTCTGCTAGCAAGGCCGTCATATCTGATGCAGTCTTCAAGTTGATAAGTCGACTGAACATAAAGAGCAAG GTGAGGGGGCTGACTGAGAAGGAGGAACTAGTTTTGCGGCTTGAAAAGCAATACCCAGGGGATGTTGGTGTCATTGCATCTTTCTTGTTTAATTATGTCAAACTTAATTCTGGTGAAGCCCTATATTTGGGTGCAAATGAACCTCATGCATATCTCCATGGTGAATGCGTTGAGTGCATGGCGACGTCAGACAATGTTGTACGAGCTGGTCTTACCCCAAAGAAACTCGATGTTCAAACTCTATGTTCCATACTCACATACAAACAG GGTTTTCCAGAAATTCTTCATGGAGTTCCTTCAAATCCTTATACAGTAAAATATCTCCCGCCTTTTGATGAATTTGAGGTAGATCAGTGTATTCTTCCTCAAGGAGCATCGACTGTCTTTCCTGCCATTCCTGGTCCTTCTGTATTTCTGGTTGTGAAAGGGAGAGGAACAGTGCGGCAGGCATTTTCGGAAGAGTTAGTTGGCGAAGGAGATGTGCTGTTTACGCCTGCAAACGCGCAGATCAGTGTGAGAACTACTTCAGGCTTGAGTTTGTATAGAGCGGGAATTAGCAGCAGGTTTTTCAAGTAG
- the LOC131023948 gene encoding 40S ribosomal protein S7, with product MYTALQKIHKEKDAEPTEFEENVAQALFDLENTNGDIKSDLKDLYINSALQIDVSGGKKAIVIHVPYRLRKAFRKIHSRLVRELEKKFSGKEVVVIATRRIVRPPKKGSAVQRPRSRTLTSVHEAMLEDVVYPAEIVGKRIRYRLDGSKIMKVFLDPKAKNDTENKLETFSGVYRKLSGKDVVFEFPMTDA from the exons ATGTATACTGCATTGCAAAAGATTCACAAGGAAAAGGATGCCGAACCCACTGAGTTTGAGGAGAATGTAGCTCAG GCCTTGTTTGATTTGGAGAACACAAATGGAGACATTAAGAGTGACTTGAAGGACCTTTACATTAACTCTGCCTT GCAAATTGATGTTTCTGGAGGCAAGAAGGCAATTGTGATCCATGTACCCTACCGGTTGAGGAAAGCCTTCCGCAAAATCCATTCTAGGTTGGTTAGAGAACTTGAGAAAAAGTTCAGCGGAAAG GAAGTTGTTGTCATTGCTACTAGAAGGATTGTGCGTCCACCAAAGAAGGGTTCTGCTGTTCAAAGGCCTCGATCCCGTACTCTCACATCTGTTCATGAAGCTATGCTTGAGGATGTAGTTTATCCAGCTGAGATTGTTGGCAAGCGTATCAGATACAGACTCGATGGGTCAAAGATCATGAAG GTATTCTTGGATCCCAAGGCAAAGAATGACACAGAGAACAAGCTCGAGACGTTCTCAGGAGTCTACAGGAAGCTATCGGGGAAAGACGTTGTCTTTGAATTTCCCATGACAGACGCCTAA
- the LOC131023950 gene encoding uncharacterized protein LOC131023950, producing MVDPNWELKNCCQHEQVVFLVAIGVFTLVILALWRTFLLTPFKLITVFLHEVSHAIACKLTCGQVEGIQVHANEGGVTQTRGGIYWLILPAGYLGSSFWGMVLVLASTKLLTARIAAGCLILALVIVFFIAKNWTLRGLCIGFIVFIAIIWVLQETTKVRILRYVILFIGVMNSLFSVYDIYDDLISRRVNSSDAEKFAELCPCPCNGAAWGVIWGIISFIFLSGSIYLGLVILS from the exons ATGGTGGATCCGAACTGGGAGCTCAAGAATTGCTGTCAGCACGAACAAGTTGTGTTTCTTGTTGCAATTGGCGTCTTCACTCTTGTTATTCTTGCT CTCTGGAGGACATTTCTTCTGACACCTTTTAAGCTCATCACTGTATTTCTTCATGAAGTGAGCCATGCAATTGCATGTAAGCTTACATGTGGTCAG GTAGAAGGTATCCAGGTTCACGCAAATGAAGGTGGCGTCACTCAAACACGCGGTGGTATATATTGGCTGATCTTGCCGGCTGGAT ACCTTGGTTCATCATTTTGGGGTATGGTTCTTGTACTTGCATCAACAAAGCTTCTCACTGCAAGGATTGCTGCTGGTTGTCTTATCCTCGCCCTTGTTATTGTCTTCTTCATTGCCAAAAAC TGGACACTGCGAGGGCTCTGTATTG GATTTATCGTGTTTATTGCTATCATTTGGGTGCTGCAAGAAACAACTAAAGTTCGCATTCTTCGCTATGTTATTCTCTTCATTG GTGTTATGAATAGTTTGTTTTCTGTTTATG ATATATATGATGATCTGATATCTAGAAGAGTCAATTCAAGTGATGCGGAGAAGTTTGCTGAACTTTGCCCCTGCCCTTGTAATGGAGCCGCATGGGGAGTTATTTG GGGAATTATATCCTTCATATTTCTTTCTGGATCAATATATCTTGGACTTGTGATCTTGTCGTGA